A genomic window from Lycium barbarum isolate Lr01 chromosome 4, ASM1917538v2, whole genome shotgun sequence includes:
- the LOC132638581 gene encoding transcription factor GTE1-like gives MNRVISMLMQELVRQFGTIIRQITQHKWAEPFMEPVDVKGLGLHDYYEVIEKPMDFSTIKSKMEVKDGSGYKHVREICADVRLIFKNAMKYNEERDDVHVMARTLLGKFEEKWLQLLPKVDEEEKRRKEEEAEAQQDMQLAQEAVHAKMAKDLSLELDEVDMQLEELREMVLQKCRCRK, from the exons ATGAACAG GGTGATCAGTATGCTAATGCAAGAACTTGTGCGCCAATTTGGTACTATAATACGTCAG ATCACTCAGCACAAGTGGGCAGAACCTTTTATGGAACCCGTGGATGTCAAGGGTCTTGGATTGCACGATTACTATGAG GTTATTGAGAAGCCTATGGACTTTAGTACTATCAAAAGCAAGATGGAAGTAAAGGATGGTTCTGGCTATAAGCATGTCCGAGAGATATGTGCAGACGTTAGGCTAATATTTAAGAATGCAATGAAATACAATGAGGAAAGGGATGACGTTCATGTAATGGCGAGAACCTTATTGGGAAAATTTGAGGAGAAATGGTTGCAGCTTTTGCCAAAAGTGGATGAAGAG GAAAAACGGCGAAAGGAAGAGGAAGCAGAAGCCCAACAGGATATGCAGCTCGCTCAAGAGGCTGTTCATGCCAAAATGGCTAAAGATTTAAGCCTTGAG CTTGATGAGGTGGACATGCAACTGGAAGAACTCAGGGAAATGGTCCTTCAGAAATGCAG GTGTCGAAAATGA